From the Manis javanica isolate MJ-LG chromosome 11, MJ_LKY, whole genome shotgun sequence genome, one window contains:
- the SOAT1 gene encoding sterol O-acyltransferase 1 isoform X3, producing MKQLIAKKIRLTAEAEELKPFFMKEVGSHFDDFVTNLIEKSASLDNGGCAVTTFSVFEGENNHRTLDLRAPPEHGKIFITRRSLLDELFEVDHIRTIYHMFIALLILFILSTLVVDYIDEGRLVLEFSLISYAFGKFPVAMWTWWAMFLCTLSIPYFIFQHWARGYSKSTHPVIYSLFHCLLFMVFQIGVLGFGPTYVVLAYTLPPASRFIVILEQIRLIMKAHSFVRENVPRVLKSANEKSSTAPVPTVNQYLYFLFAPTLIYRDHYPRTPTVRWGYVAMQFAQVFGCLFYVYYVFERLCAPLFRNIKQEPFSARVLFLCVFNSILPGVLILFLMFFALLHCWLNAFAEMLRFGDRMFYKDWWNSTSYSNYYRTWNVVVHDWLYYYAYKDFLWFFTKKFRSAAMLAVFAVSAVVHEYALAVCLNFFYPVLFVLFMFFGMAFNFIVNDSRKRPIWNVLMWTSLFAGNGVLLCFYSQEWYARQHCPLKNPTFLDYIRPRSWTCHYVF from the exons GAATTGAAGCCATTTTTTATGAAGGAAGTTGGCAGTCACTTTGATGATTTTGTGACCAATCTCATTGAAAAATCGGCATCATTAGACAATGGTGGGTGTGCTGTCACgaccttttctgtttttgaaggaGAGAACAACCATAGAACCCT AGATCTGAGAGCACCTCCAGAACATGGAAAGATTTTTATTACAAGGCGATCTCTCTTAGA TGAGCTGTTTGAGGTGGACCACATCAGGACAATATATCACATGTTTATTGCCCTCCTCATTCTCTTTATCCTCAGCACACTTGTAGTAGATTACATTGATGAAGGAAG GCTGGTCCTTGAGTTCAGTCTCATATCTTATGCTTTTGGCAAATTTCCTGTTGCTATGTGGACATGGTGGGCCATGTTCTTATGTACACTTTCAATTCCCTACTTTATCTTTCAACATTGGGCCAGAGGCTACAGCAAGAGTACTCATCCAGTGATCTATTCTCTCTTCCACTGCTTACTTTTTATGGTCTTCCAGATTGGAGTTCTAGGTTTTGGACCAACATATGTTGTATTAGCATATACACTGCCACCAGCTTCCCGGTTTATTGTCATACTGGAACAG ATTCGTTTGATAATGAAGGCCCATTCATTTGTCAGAGAGAATGTGCCTCGGGTACTAAAATCAGCTAATGAGAAATCAA GCACTGCCCCAGTACCCACCGTCAACCAGTACCTGTACTTCCTGTTTGCGCCTACCCTCATTTACCGGGACCACTATCCCAG GACTCCCACTGTAAGGTGGGGTTATGTTGCTATGCAGTTTGCACAg GTTTTTGGTTGCCTTTTTTATGTGTACTACGTCTTTGAAAGGCTCTGTGCCCCCTTGTTTCGTAATATCAAACAGGAGCCCTTCAGCGCCCGTGTTCTGTTCCTGTGTGTATTTAACTCCATCTTGCCAG gtgtGCTGATTTTGTTCCTTATGTTTTTTGCCCTTTTGCATTGCTGGCTCAATGCCTTTGCTGAGATGTTACGCTTTGGTGACAGGATGTTTTATAAG GATTGGTGGAACTCCACATCATACTCTAACTATTACCGGACCTGGAATGTGGTGGTCCACGACTGGCTATATTACTATGCTTACAAGGACTTTCTCTGG TTTTTCACTAAGAAATTCAGATCAGCTGCCATGTTAGCTGTCTTTGCTGTGTCGGCTGTAGTGCACGAATATGCCTTGGCTGTTTGCTTGAACTTTTTCTACCCAGTGCTCTTCGTGCTTTTCATGTTCTTTGGAA TGGCTTTCAATTTCATTGTCAATGATAGTCGGAAAAGGCCAATTTGGAATGTTCTCATGTGGACTTCTCTCTTTGCGGGCAATGGTGTCCTCCTGTGCTTTTATTCTCAAGAGTGGTATGCACGTCAACACTGTCCTCTGAAAAAT CCCACATTTCTGGATTATATCCGGCCacgttcctggacttgccattacGTGTTTTAG